The Salvelinus sp. IW2-2015 linkage group LG8, ASM291031v2, whole genome shotgun sequence genome window below encodes:
- the LOC111967335 gene encoding histone deacetylase 3 isoform X2, translating into MASTKRCRFSNHTKPHNMTCADSTQKITLTFCRRSAPTICRVSQRVSTPLMLGMTGNVSSVSPVFPGLFEFCSRYTGASLQGATQLNHKICDIAINWAGGLHHAKKFEASGFCYVNDIVISILELLKYHPRVLYIDIDIHHGDGVQEAFYLTDRVMTVSFHKYGNYFFPGTGDMYEVGAESGRYYCLNVPLRDGIDDQSYRQLFQPVIKQVVDFYQPTCIVLQCGADSLGCDRLGCFNLSIRGHGECVEFVKSFRIPLLVLGGGGYTVRNVARCWTYETSLLVDEPISDELPYSEYFEYFAPDFTLHPDVSTRIENQNSRQYLEQIRSTVFENLKMLNHSPSVQIHDVPSDILSYERTDEGDPDERGSEDNYSRPEAANEFYDGDHDNDKESDVEI; encoded by the exons ATGGCCTCTACAAAAAGATGCAG GTTTTCAAACCATACAAAGCCTCACAACATGACATGTGCCGATTCCACTCAGAAGATTACATTGACTTTCTGCAGAAGGTCAGCCCCAACAATATGCAGGGTTTCACAAAGAGTCTCAACACCTTTAATGTTGGGGATGACTG GTAACGTGTCCTCTGTCAGCCCTGTATTCCCAGGCCTGTTTGAGTTCTGCTCCAGGTATACAGGAGCATCTCTACAGGGAGCAACACAGCTAAACCACAAG ATATGTGACATCGCCATCAACTGGGCCGGGGGTCTTCATCATGCTAAGAAATTTGAG GCCTCTGGATTTTGCTATGTGAATGACATTGTCATCAGTATACTGGAGCTTCTGAA GTACCACCCGCGTGTGTTGTACATAGACATTGACATTCACCATGGTGATGGGGTACAGGAAGCCTTCTACCTGACTGATCGGGTCATGACTGTATCCTTCCACAAGTACGGGAACTACTTCTTTCCAGGAACAG GTGACATGTATGAGGTAGGGGCTGAGAGTGGCCGGTACTATTGCCTGAACGTGCCTCTCCGGGATGGGATCGATGACCAGA GCTACAGGCAACTCTTTCAGCCAGTCATCAAGCAAGTGGTGGACTTCTACCAGCCAACCTGTATCGTTCTTCAG TGTGGGGCTGACTCTCTGGGCTGTGACAGATTAGGGTGCTTCAACCTCAGTATACGAGGCCATGG GGAGTGTGTGGAGTTTGTGAAGAGCTTCAGGATTCCCCTGCTGGTACTGGGAGGAGGAGGGTACACAGTACGCAACGTGGCCAGATGCTG GACCTATGAGACCTCCCTCCTGGTTGATGAGCCAATTAGTGATGAGCTGCCCTATAGCG aGTACTTTGAGTATTTTGCMCCAGACTTCACACTCCACCCAGATGTCAGCACCAGGATAGAGAACCAGAACTCCCGACAG TACCTGGAGCAGATCCGTTCGACGGTCTTTGAGAACTTGAAGATGTTGAACCATTCCCCCAGTGTCCAGATCCACGATGTGCCCTCGGACATCCTGAGCTACGAGCGCACTGACGAGGGAGACCCAGATGAGAGGGGCTCAGAGGATAACTATTCCAG
- the LOC111967335 gene encoding histone deacetylase 3 isoform X1 — protein MSNRTAYFYDPDVGNFHYGAGHPMKPHRLSLTHSLVLHYGLYKKMQVFKPYKASQHDMCRFHSEDYIDFLQKVSPNNMQGFTKSLNTFNVGDDCPVFPGLFEFCSRYTGASLQGATQLNHKICDIAINWAGGLHHAKKFEASGFCYVNDIVISILELLKYHPRVLYIDIDIHHGDGVQEAFYLTDRVMTVSFHKYGNYFFPGTGDMYEVGAESGRYYCLNVPLRDGIDDQSYRQLFQPVIKQVVDFYQPTCIVLQCGADSLGCDRLGCFNLSIRGHGECVEFVKSFRIPLLVLGGGGYTVRNVARCWTYETSLLVDEPISDELPYSEYFEYFAPDFTLHPDVSTRIENQNSRQYLEQIRSTVFENLKMLNHSPSVQIHDVPSDILSYERTDEGDPDERGSEDNYSRPEAANEFYDGDHDNDKESDVEI, from the exons ATGTCTAACAGAACAGCATATTTTTATGATCCGGATGTGGGGAACTTTCATTATG GTGCTGGTCACCCTATGAAACCCCATCGTCTCTCGCTGACGCACAGCCTTGTTTTGCACTATGGCCTCTACAAAAAGATGCAG GTTTTCAAACCATACAAAGCCTCACAACATGACATGTGCCGATTCCACTCAGAAGATTACATTGACTTTCTGCAGAAGGTCAGCCCCAACAATATGCAGGGTTTCACAAAGAGTCTCAACACCTTTAATGTTGGGGATGACTG CCCTGTATTCCCAGGCCTGTTTGAGTTCTGCTCCAGGTATACAGGAGCATCTCTACAGGGAGCAACACAGCTAAACCACAAG ATATGTGACATCGCCATCAACTGGGCCGGGGGTCTTCATCATGCTAAGAAATTTGAG GCCTCTGGATTTTGCTATGTGAATGACATTGTCATCAGTATACTGGAGCTTCTGAA GTACCACCCGCGTGTGTTGTACATAGACATTGACATTCACCATGGTGATGGGGTACAGGAAGCCTTCTACCTGACTGATCGGGTCATGACTGTATCCTTCCACAAGTACGGGAACTACTTCTTTCCAGGAACAG GTGACATGTATGAGGTAGGGGCTGAGAGTGGCCGGTACTATTGCCTGAACGTGCCTCTCCGGGATGGGATCGATGACCAGA GCTACAGGCAACTCTTTCAGCCAGTCATCAAGCAAGTGGTGGACTTCTACCAGCCAACCTGTATCGTTCTTCAG TGTGGGGCTGACTCTCTGGGCTGTGACAGATTAGGGTGCTTCAACCTCAGTATACGAGGCCATGG GGAGTGTGTGGAGTTTGTGAAGAGCTTCAGGATTCCCCTGCTGGTACTGGGAGGAGGAGGGTACACAGTACGCAACGTGGCCAGATGCTG GACCTATGAGACCTCCCTCCTGGTTGATGAGCCAATTAGTGATGAGCTGCCCTATAGCG aGTACTTTGAGTATTTTGCMCCAGACTTCACACTCCACCCAGATGTCAGCACCAGGATAGAGAACCAGAACTCCCGACAG TACCTGGAGCAGATCCGTTCGACGGTCTTTGAGAACTTGAAGATGTTGAACCATTCCCCCAGTGTCCAGATCCACGATGTGCCCTCGGACATCCTGAGCTACGAGCGCACTGACGAGGGAGACCCAGATGAGAGGGGCTCAGAGGATAACTATTCCAG